ACGCACTGACATTCTTCTTGGAAAAGTTCTGGGACTGTTTGCCGCTCTCGCTGTCATGACGATACTCGGCTTTGGGCTTGGCGGGCTAATCATAGCTTTGAAAACCCAATCAGCAGGCATGTGGAAATACTTCATTTTTGTTGGCGTATCATTGGCGCTGGGGCTCGTTTTCGTGGCACTAGCCGCTCTTTTGTCCATAATGGCTCACCGGAAACCGATGGCTATCGTGACGGGGCTGATTCTTTGGCTTTTTTTTCTCTTCATCTACGATCTGATAGTGCTATCGGCCTCTTATTATGCCGATGAAGCCTATCTGAGGAAGATACTTTATTTCTCGCTCTTAGGAAACCCCATTGATATTGCACGTGTGGTGGTCTTGATGTCCGTGGGCGGTGAGTCTGCCCTGGGTGCTGCTGGAGCCGGGCTCCTGCGGATGTTTGGGGGAGGAGTGACGTCGGCGATTTCGGCCGCAGGCCTCTTCATCATATGGATCGTAGCGCCGCTGACAGCGGCCGCACTGATGTTCAGGCGACAGGATATGACGTAACCATGTGTGCTCTTCACAATATGCGTGCTCATGGAAGTATGGTTGGATTCGGATGGGCTGTAGTCATATGCGTGCTTCTATCGTCGTGTGTCAGCCAAAAAGGAGCTGACCTTGGTGACCGAGCGCCTGCGTTTGAGACAAGAGTCCTGGAAGGAGACTCGCTCATCTTCAATCCTGTTTCAGGCAAAGTGCATCTCCTATACTTTTGGGCAGACTGGTGCCCTCGGTGTGAAGACGACTTCCACCTCATGGAAAAACTGTACCAGCAATGGTCAAATCAGGCAAATGCTCCCCGCTTCCTTGCCATCGACGTCGGTCAGAGCGAGGAGCACGTGAAAAATTTCGTAAAGAGGATGAAAATATCCTTTCCCATTTGCATGGATCACGATGGAAAAGCGGCCAGGAGCTATGGAGTGAAAGGGTTACCCACGTACTTCCTGATCGATAAACAAGGTGCAATCAGGCACATAATCCTCGGCTGGGCGGAGGAGAAGACGTTGCTCGCCGAGATCGAGAAAATCCAGTAGCCTGCTTCGTCAGTCACCTCGGGCGGACCTGCGAGATACAATGTCTTTCAGGCTTTCATCAAGGGAGAGACGGGAACCATGACCGGCAAGTTTGTCATAAAGACTTTGACCAAGACCCGCCCCCTGTTTGCCATGCTGTTTGTTCCGGTGGTGGTACTGCACCTCGCGTGGATTACCCCCGTGGTGGAATGGTCTTGCTTTTGCCCCAACGATGAGCCAAATCATCGATGCTGCTGCAATTGCCCAAGATGCGTAGAGAACCGAGGTGGTTTCAAGAGCTTTTGTCACGTGAGACCGGAGATGGTCGACGAAACTCAGATTGCCAAGCGGGGACCAATCGCCGGCCTGCTCTCCAGTCAGGATAATGCATTGGTGTCCGAAAGCTCTCACCATAGCCGGGAACTGTCTATCTGCCAATGCGATTCCCACATTAAGAAGATCTCACTGGATATTAAACCATTCCTTCCCCAGGCGCTGTTCAACTGCGCCCGTCCATTTCCGGTCGTCAGAATCATCGCAACTGACGAGCGGCGGCCTCCAGAGGCCATTCCCTGCCAACCCAACCCGCCGGGATAACTTCCATTTCTCCTCAGTAAGAAGCGTAAATTAGATGAGCCAGGTTGGAATCAACCCTGTAATACGATTTTGCATTCAAGATGCTAATGCACTGACCTGACTGCGCAGGTCCGTGCTGTCGCCCCAATGAGGCCTATCTTGATTGCAGGTCCGTATAAATGGTCGATGCATACCAATGCGCTTTCACATAGAGAATATTGAGATGAGCATATTTCGGTCACGCCGGCACTGAGACCGGTGGATGAAGGAGGTTCGCATGCGACTCTGTTCTCGTCGCGAATTCAATCTGATAGCTTTGGCAGTCATAACGCTGGTCCTCTTGCAGGCAGGTCCGCTACTTGCAGATGACCCATGTGCGGTTCAACATCCGTTCATGCCGCCCAAGGCAGAGTTCGTCGGGCAGTGCCCGAACTGCGG
The sequence above is a segment of the Desulfomonile tiedjei DSM 6799 genome. Coding sequences within it:
- a CDS encoding ABC transporter permease, whose translation is MKTRAIAEIAKLEFRIQVRGRWMLGFGVLFAALVSGVSYYGLTFLGYEAKFQDFYRTTATMLNLVMIIVPVVALVAGGQSLCGDPGYFEFLASQPLGRTDILLGKVLGLFAALAVMTILGFGLGGLIIALKTQSAGMWKYFIFVGVSLALGLVFVALAALLSIMAHRKPMAIVTGLILWLFFLFIYDLIVLSASYYADEAYLRKILYFSLLGNPIDIARVVVLMSVGGESALGAAGAGLLRMFGGGVTSAISAAGLFIIWIVAPLTAAALMFRRQDMT
- a CDS encoding TlpA family protein disulfide reductase, which encodes MCALHNMRAHGSMVGFGWAVVICVLLSSCVSQKGADLGDRAPAFETRVLEGDSLIFNPVSGKVHLLYFWADWCPRCEDDFHLMEKLYQQWSNQANAPRFLAIDVGQSEEHVKNFVKRMKISFPICMDHDGKAARSYGVKGLPTYFLIDKQGAIRHIILGWAEEKTLLAEIEKIQ